A stretch of the Nitrospirota bacterium genome encodes the following:
- a CDS encoding thermonuclease family protein: MSKKNPQTIFLGSLFLSFLILAAASGISRGHAAESRRIHEARVIAVNDGDTVTINMDSREHRCRLIGIDAPEMGQEPWGERSREHLRKIVKDGQWRVFVETDIVKRDKYERLLVYLWTEDGMMINERMILEGDAVLFTIQPNSKYADRFRKAQRVAREKRLGIWASDGLKERPLDYRKKHPRE; the protein is encoded by the coding sequence ATGAGCAAAAAAAACCCTCAGACCATATTCTTAGGTTCCCTTTTTTTATCTTTCCTCATCCTTGCGGCCGCATCCGGTATTTCCCGGGGGCATGCGGCGGAGAGCCGGAGGATTCATGAAGCGCGCGTTATCGCCGTAAACGACGGAGATACGGTAACGATCAATATGGATAGCAGGGAGCATCGGTGCAGGCTTATCGGCATCGATGCTCCCGAGATGGGACAGGAACCCTGGGGAGAGCGCTCCCGAGAGCATCTCCGGAAAATAGTGAAGGACGGGCAATGGCGGGTATTTGTGGAGACGGACATCGTAAAACGCGATAAATACGAGCGCCTGCTTGTCTATCTCTGGACCGAAGACGGGATGATGATCAATGAGCGGATGATCCTTGAAGGGGATGCCGTGCTGTTTACAATCCAGCCGAACAGCAAATATGCGGACCGGTTCAGGAAAGCCCAGCGCGTCGCGCGCGAGAAGAGGCTCGGCATCTGGGCATCGGACGGGTTAAAGGAACGGCCGCTGGATTACCGGAAGAAACATCCCAGGGAATAG
- a CDS encoding cytochrome b/b6 domain-containing protein, translating into MTEMIRKASVAEIINHWVLAASCLLLIITGYGFLFQLKPVYALFGSNYTMKVVHNWTGVVFTISLFGTLFNYLGESLDLSIDDWNWIKVGGGYLTKGHVNVPPMGKINTGQKLYYFAILAGGLGIIASGLAIWLMPGMKMLILISHLVHNLSFVLFVVAVPIHAYLGSFANPGLIKIMIDGMVPLEVAKKRYPKWMKEIGKQ; encoded by the coding sequence ATGACTGAGATGATAAGAAAAGCGAGCGTAGCAGAGATCATTAACCACTGGGTCCTTGCGGCGAGTTGCCTTCTCCTGATCATAACCGGGTACGGGTTTCTGTTCCAACTCAAGCCGGTCTATGCCCTGTTCGGGAGCAACTATACCATGAAGGTGGTGCACAACTGGACCGGCGTTGTCTTCACGATCTCGCTCTTCGGAACCCTGTTCAACTACCTCGGCGAGTCGCTGGACCTGAGCATCGACGACTGGAACTGGATCAAGGTGGGCGGCGGGTATCTGACCAAGGGACACGTGAACGTACCGCCCATGGGAAAGATCAACACCGGTCAGAAGCTCTACTACTTCGCGATTTTGGCCGGAGGATTGGGGATCATTGCATCAGGGCTCGCCATCTGGCTCATGCCCGGCATGAAGATGCTGATCCTCATCTCGCATCTCGTGCATAACCTGTCATTCGTTCTGTTCGTGGTAGCAGTTCCGATACATGCCTATCTGGGGTCATTCGCGAATCCCGGGCTGATCAAGATCATGATCGACGGCATGGTTCCTCTCGAGGTAGCAAAAAAACGGTATCCGAAATGGATGAAGGAGATCGGGAAACAGTAG
- a CDS encoding 4Fe-4S dicluster domain-containing protein gives MPNTTENRKALLISPELCIGCRGCQTACKNWNQLPGERTKNSGSYQNPPDIDSVAYNIIRYSEVPSEANPVRWLFVSRRCMHCGDAGCMKICPAPGALYRTKEGAVAFDKDKCIGCKLCVAGCPFDVPRYDRSSKVSKCNLCADRIAEGLSPACAKTCPTGAIKYGDRTSLIEGAKKAGYSKVYGEADLAGLGTLYAFKDAPRIYGMNENPAIPESVIFWHNVLKPLAVIGLGGAVAASLLHYIAVGPHKDEEVKKND, from the coding sequence ATGCCAAATACAACCGAAAACAGAAAAGCGCTGCTCATATCTCCGGAGCTCTGCATAGGGTGCCGCGGCTGCCAGACAGCCTGCAAAAACTGGAACCAGCTCCCGGGCGAGCGGACGAAAAACTCCGGCTCGTATCAGAACCCTCCGGACATAGACTCCGTCGCCTACAATATTATACGCTATAGCGAAGTACCGTCCGAAGCCAATCCAGTCCGGTGGCTTTTCGTGAGCCGCCGCTGCATGCACTGCGGCGATGCGGGCTGCATGAAGATATGCCCGGCACCGGGCGCCCTCTACCGTACCAAGGAAGGCGCCGTGGCTTTTGACAAGGACAAGTGCATCGGGTGCAAGCTCTGCGTGGCCGGCTGTCCCTTTGACGTCCCCCGGTATGACAGAAGCAGCAAGGTGTCCAAGTGCAACCTCTGTGCAGACCGGATCGCTGAAGGACTTTCCCCTGCCTGTGCCAAGACCTGCCCCACGGGAGCCATCAAGTACGGAGACCGGACCAGCCTGATCGAAGGTGCGAAAAAGGCGGGTTACAGCAAGGTCTATGGAGAGGCGGACCTTGCCGGTCTCGGTACGCTGTACGCATTCAAGGACGCGCCTAGGATCTACGGCATGAACGAGAACCCGGCGATCCCCGAAAGCGTCATCTTCTGGCACAACGTGCTGAAGCCCCTGGCGGTGATCGGTCTGGGCGGAGCTGTTGCCGCGTCACTCCTGCACTATATCGCGGTGGGTCCTCACAAGGATGAGGAGGTGAAGAAAAATGACTGA
- the fdnG gene encoding formate dehydrogenase-N subunit alpha, which produces MGVSRREFMKISGSSVLLGSLGINLDPAKAYAQGLRINGATKTNTICPYCSVGCGIIVHTKDGKVINTEGDPDHPINEGTLCSKGASLYQIINNPTRLTKPKYRAPGAAEWKEVEWDWALDEIAKRVKSTRDKSFKLTSKSKVKEKAADGTENEAEKDFVVNRTDAIAHVGSAALDNEECYMLQKLMRSWGLVYIEHQARIUHSATVAALGESFGRGAMTNHWIDIRNADVILVMGSNPASNHPISMKWVMKAKERGAKLVVVDPRFTQTAAKADLYAPMRSGSDIAFLGGMIKYILDNNLDFKEYVLKYTNASFLVNADYKGPGDLDGLFSGYDAKTRKYDKKTWSFQMDEAGIPKKDLALKDPHCVYQLLKKHYSRYNLDKVSNITGTPKEKLVEVYKLYASTGKPNRVGTELYAMGWTQHTVGTQNIRAMTIIQLLLGNMGMAGGGINALRGESNVQGSTDHGLLFHILPGYLPMPTASLATLPAYIEKYTPKTKEPKSVNWWSNRGKYITSYLKAIYGSKAQKDNDFGYAWLPKPDEGMNASWLNLFYKMYQGKFEGFFAWGQNPACSTPAAKYVREALGKTKWMVTVNLFDNETASFWKGPGMNPKDIQTEVFLLPACSSVEKEGSLANSGRWTQWRYKAIDPIGQSKPDSDIMNELYFRVKTLYQKQGGKFPEPIVNLTWNYGEKDTNGKVKEVNVHNVAKEINGYYLEDVYDKSQSPPKLLGKKGDLCATFVHLQADGTTSSGNWIYSQSYTQKEGKIINMMARRGKNDPTGLGMYPEWSWAWPVNRRIIYNRAAVDPLGKPWDAKRVVIKWDPVKPDPNTKKPGVWVGDVPDGPAPPLATEKGKLPFIMRADGVGAIFGPGLNDGPFPEHYESLECPLEDNLMNKQRINPAVSLKIQEELGVDLAKYYSCDTRYPFVATTYRVSEHWQTGVMTRHAGWQLEMQPQMFVEMSKELAKEKNISNGEKVTVKSARGELWAIALVTDRFQPFKVGGSTVHQVGIPWHFGWQFPEDGSGGDSANLLTPFVGDANTMIPESKAFMVNVVKA; this is translated from the coding sequence ATGGGGGTATCAAGGCGGGAATTCATGAAGATCTCGGGCAGTTCTGTTCTGCTCGGGTCCCTCGGCATCAACCTCGATCCGGCGAAGGCATATGCCCAGGGCCTGAGGATCAACGGCGCGACCAAGACGAACACCATCTGTCCCTACTGTTCCGTCGGCTGCGGCATCATCGTCCACACGAAGGACGGCAAGGTGATCAACACCGAAGGAGATCCTGACCATCCCATCAACGAAGGCACCCTCTGTTCAAAAGGCGCATCGCTCTACCAGATCATCAACAATCCCACCAGGCTGACAAAGCCGAAATACCGCGCGCCGGGCGCCGCTGAATGGAAGGAAGTCGAGTGGGATTGGGCGCTCGATGAGATCGCCAAGCGTGTCAAATCAACACGAGACAAGTCCTTCAAGCTCACTTCGAAATCAAAGGTCAAGGAAAAAGCCGCAGACGGGACTGAAAATGAGGCGGAAAAAGATTTCGTAGTGAACAGGACCGACGCCATTGCTCACGTGGGAAGCGCTGCCTTGGACAACGAAGAATGTTATATGCTCCAAAAACTGATGAGGTCATGGGGTCTGGTATATATAGAACACCAGGCGCGCATTTGACACTCCGCCACTGTAGCGGCTCTGGGAGAGTCGTTCGGACGCGGTGCAATGACCAATCACTGGATCGATATTCGCAATGCTGATGTAATTCTCGTCATGGGGAGCAATCCCGCCTCAAACCACCCTATTTCCATGAAATGGGTCATGAAGGCAAAGGAGCGGGGGGCAAAGCTGGTCGTCGTCGACCCCCGTTTTACGCAGACCGCTGCAAAGGCTGACCTGTACGCGCCTATGCGCTCGGGCTCTGACATCGCCTTCCTGGGCGGCATGATCAAGTACATCTTGGACAACAACCTCGACTTCAAGGAATACGTGCTCAAGTATACCAATGCCTCCTTCCTGGTCAACGCGGATTACAAGGGGCCCGGAGACTTGGACGGTCTGTTCTCGGGCTATGATGCGAAGACCAGGAAGTACGATAAGAAGACGTGGTCCTTCCAGATGGACGAGGCAGGGATTCCGAAGAAGGACCTTGCCCTCAAGGACCCGCATTGCGTATACCAGCTTTTAAAGAAGCATTACTCCCGCTACAACCTGGATAAGGTCTCGAACATTACGGGGACGCCAAAGGAAAAACTGGTCGAGGTCTACAAACTCTACGCTTCGACCGGCAAGCCGAACCGGGTGGGTACCGAGTTGTACGCCATGGGATGGACCCAGCACACGGTGGGCACCCAGAACATCCGGGCCATGACCATCATACAGCTCCTGCTGGGCAACATGGGCATGGCGGGCGGCGGGATCAATGCTCTCCGCGGAGAGTCGAACGTGCAGGGCTCCACGGACCACGGCCTCCTGTTCCATATCCTGCCCGGCTATCTGCCCATGCCGACCGCCTCGCTGGCGACCTTGCCGGCATACATCGAGAAATACACACCTAAGACCAAGGAACCGAAGAGCGTCAACTGGTGGTCCAACCGCGGCAAGTACATCACCAGCTATCTCAAGGCGATCTACGGGTCCAAGGCCCAGAAGGACAACGACTTCGGCTACGCCTGGCTCCCGAAGCCGGATGAAGGCATGAACGCCTCCTGGCTCAACCTGTTCTACAAGATGTACCAGGGCAAGTTCGAGGGTTTCTTCGCCTGGGGCCAGAACCCGGCCTGCTCAACGCCTGCAGCGAAGTATGTGCGTGAGGCTCTGGGCAAGACGAAATGGATGGTGACTGTCAATCTCTTCGACAACGAGACGGCTTCCTTCTGGAAGGGCCCAGGGATGAATCCCAAGGACATCCAGACCGAAGTTTTCCTGCTCCCCGCCTGCTCCTCGGTCGAGAAGGAAGGCAGCCTTGCGAACTCGGGCCGCTGGACCCAGTGGCGCTACAAGGCCATCGACCCCATCGGCCAGTCCAAGCCCGACTCGGACATCATGAACGAACTCTATTTCCGGGTCAAGACCCTGTACCAGAAACAGGGTGGAAAGTTCCCGGAACCGATTGTGAACCTGACCTGGAACTACGGGGAAAAGGACACGAACGGGAAGGTCAAGGAGGTCAACGTCCACAACGTGGCAAAGGAGATCAACGGCTATTACCTTGAAGATGTATACGATAAGAGCCAGAGCCCTCCAAAGCTCCTGGGCAAGAAGGGAGATCTCTGCGCGACCTTCGTCCATCTCCAGGCCGACGGCACTACCTCCTCGGGCAACTGGATTTACTCCCAGAGCTATACCCAGAAGGAAGGCAAGATCATCAACATGATGGCGCGGCGGGGCAAGAACGACCCGACCGGGCTCGGCATGTATCCTGAGTGGTCCTGGGCCTGGCCGGTCAACCGGAGGATCATCTACAACCGGGCAGCAGTGGACCCGCTGGGCAAGCCATGGGACGCAAAACGCGTGGTTATCAAGTGGGACCCGGTCAAACCTGACCCGAACACGAAAAAACCGGGAGTATGGGTTGGGGACGTACCGGACGGGCCTGCTCCGCCTCTGGCAACGGAAAAAGGCAAGCTCCCCTTCATCATGCGAGCCGATGGCGTGGGGGCCATATTCGGCCCGGGATTAAACGACGGACCCTTCCCCGAGCACTATGAATCTCTCGAGTGCCCGCTCGAGGATAATCTCATGAACAAGCAGCGCATCAATCCGGCTGTCAGCCTCAAGATCCAGGAGGAGCTCGGCGTCGATCTTGCGAAGTACTACTCCTGCGACACGCGGTATCCCTTCGTCGCCACGACCTATCGCGTCTCCGAACACTGGCAGACCGGCGTCATGACGCGTCATGCTGGCTGGCAGCTCGAAATGCAACCCCAGATGTTCGTGGAAATGAGCAAGGAGCTGGCAAAAGAAAAGAACATCAGCAACGGTGAAAAGGTTACTGTCAAGTCCGCTCGCGGCGAACTCTGGGCCATTGCGTTAGTGACCGACCGGTTTCAGCCCTTCAAGGTGGGCGGGTCCACGGTCCACCAGGTCGGTATTCCCTGGCATTTCGGCTGGCAGTTCCCTGAAGACGGCAGCGGCGGCGACAGCGCCAATCTGTTGACGCCCTTCGTCGGTGACGCGAACACCATGATTCCCGAATCCAAGGCCTTTATGGTCAATGTCGTGAAGGCATAG
- a CDS encoding Hsp20/alpha crystallin family protein has protein sequence MRYKYIAYKYSRRSGSETVFHGTWDSFGAWSHPSRIVWRPATDVFETRDELVVVMELAGVTEDDMSVTLFSDLLVVDGIRHQPSVTKVNAYHQLGIKYGEFRSEVHVPFPVDTSKVKAEYNNGLLRISLTKLD, from the coding sequence TTGCGATACAAGTACATAGCCTATAAGTATTCGAGGCGGAGCGGGTCTGAGACGGTTTTCCACGGAACCTGGGACTCCTTCGGCGCCTGGTCTCACCCGTCAAGAATAGTCTGGCGGCCGGCGACCGATGTGTTTGAAACGCGGGACGAGTTGGTTGTCGTCATGGAGCTTGCCGGCGTTACCGAGGACGACATGTCGGTAACACTTTTCAGCGACCTCCTGGTCGTCGACGGTATACGGCATCAGCCCTCGGTTACCAAAGTGAATGCATACCACCAACTGGGTATCAAATACGGAGAGTTCCGGTCCGAAGTGCATGTCCCGTTTCCGGTCGATACGTCGAAGGTCAAAGCGGAGTATAACAATGGATTACTGAGGATTTCCCTTACCAAGCTCGACTGA